One stretch of Hymenobacter chitinivorans DSM 11115 DNA includes these proteins:
- a CDS encoding zinc ribbon domain-containing protein — translation MYCGTPNSVAATVFSRYFHFFWIPVIPLGKFSVTQCQHCKQVLEKKEMPATYQAPVAAVQHSARLPVTNYLVLLLMGALVLFMLGVGLFRKDTEPAAAVAPAPAAPLAEEAPAALPAVGAVFLMPMAAGRYSLMQVTRTTPDSAYFRITDPLTGGPGAAKITSALRDSVAPANQAMAWSRQQWQTVRQHNKEFIRLR, via the coding sequence ATGTACTGCGGCACCCCAAATTCGGTGGCGGCCACGGTGTTTTCGCGCTACTTTCATTTCTTCTGGATTCCGGTCATTCCGCTGGGCAAGTTCAGCGTGACCCAGTGTCAGCACTGCAAGCAGGTGCTGGAGAAAAAGGAAATGCCCGCCACCTACCAGGCGCCGGTGGCCGCGGTGCAGCACAGCGCCCGGCTTCCGGTGACTAATTATTTGGTGCTATTGCTGATGGGGGCACTGGTGTTATTCATGCTGGGCGTGGGGCTTTTTCGAAAAGACACCGAACCGGCCGCCGCGGTGGCGCCTGCCCCGGCCGCTCCGTTAGCCGAGGAAGCTCCGGCTGCTTTGCCTGCCGTCGGGGCGGTATTCCTGATGCCGATGGCCGCCGGCCGCTACTCGCTGATGCAAGTCACCAGGACTACTCCCGACAGCGCCTACTTCCGCATCACCGACCCGCTCACGGGTGGGCCCGGCGCGGCCAAGATAACCAGCGCCCTGCGCGACTCGGTGGCACCAGCCAATCAGGCCATGGCCTGGAGCCGACAGCAGTGGCAAACCGTGCGGCAGCACAACAAGGAATTTATCCGGCTTCGGTAA